Proteins encoded in a region of the Vicia villosa cultivar HV-30 ecotype Madison, WI linkage group LG5, Vvil1.0, whole genome shotgun sequence genome:
- the LOC131607309 gene encoding transcription factor MYB54-like, with the protein MDSLPLNYAASSFSQDSYVSKEGTTTNWSSPLMRECYLTNRNFKENNNSDDVGESNGSDSGNGVEENSDQINLNEEHSPNENNSGHSKLCARGHWRPAEDSKLKELVALYGPQNWNLIAEKLQGRSGKSCRLRWFNQLDPRINRRAFSEEEEERLMQAHRIYGNKWAMIARLFPGRTDNAVKNHWHVIMARKYREQSSAYRRRRLNQSVYKRIEDNTSFVSRDMDPVSSPYCAFNFPNGYNMTSFPYASFHDGVEYFSPMSFYHNHPQHMMSMQQQQLNKNHNNSNNIFSFSSNSTTAATRAQLLNSEVSLSSVATEERDQVLMSNPPPSDAIPFIDFLGVGAT; encoded by the exons ATGGACTCTCTACCACTTAACTATGCTGCTTCTTCTTTCTCTCAAGACAGCTATGTCTCTAAGGAGGGTACTACTACTAACTGGTCTTCACCACTTATGAGAGAATGTTATCTTACAAATAGAAActttaaagaaaacaacaatagtGATGATGTTGGCGAAAGTAATGGTTCTGATTCTGGTAACGGTGTTGAAGAAAACAGTGACCAAATTAACCTTAATGAAGAGCACAGCCCTAATGAGAATAATAGTGGACATTCTAAACTATGTGCAAGAGGTCATTGGAGACCTGCAGAAGATTCTAAGCTCAAAGAACTTGTTGCTCTTTATGGTCCTCAGAACTGGAACCTCATTGCTGAGAAGCTACAAGGAAGATCAG GTAAGAGTTGTAGGCTTAGATGGTTCAACCAGTTAGATCCAAGAATAAACAGAAGAGCTTTcagtgaagaagaggaagaaagacTAATGCAAGCTCATAGGATTTATGGAAACAAATGGGCTATGATTGCAAGGCTTTTCCCTGGAAGAACTGATAATGCAGTGAAGAATCACTGGCATGTTATAATGGCTAGAAAGTATAGAGAACAATCAAGTGCTTACAGAAGAAGGAGACTGAATCAATCGGTTTACAAAAGAATAGAAGATAACACAAGCTTTGTCTCGAGAGATATGGATCCAGTTTCATCACCCTATTGTGCTTTTAACTTCCCAAATGGCTATAATATGACTAGTTTTCCATATGCATCTTTTCATGATGGTGTTGAGTATTTTAGCCCAATGAGTTTCTACCATAATCATCCCCAACATATGATGTCAATGCAACAGCAACAACTAAACAAGAATcacaataatagtaataatattttcAGTTTCTCATCAAATTCAACCACAGCAGCAACAAGAGCACAGTTATTGAACAGTGAAGTTTCGCTATCGTCAGTGGCAACAGAAGAAAGAGATCAAGTTCTGATGAGTAATCCCCCTCCATCAGATGCAATTCCATTTATTGATTTCCTTGGAGTAGGAGCCACATGA